A window of Candidatus Gracilibacteria bacterium genomic DNA:
AGAATTCCCAATTGAGCAATCAAATGAGGGGGTAAAAGAAATTGGAAGCGAAGTTGGGTTTGATGACTTAGACTGAGTTGAGGTTGTTACTATAACTTCTATCTCAAAAGGACACGGGTTCTCAGGTGCAATGAAGAGACATAATTTTTCTGGGGGTCCAGGAAGTCATGGTTCTAAGTTTCATAGAGCACTTGGTTCAATCTGAAACAGAAAGCCAGTACGAACACATAAAGGAAAGAAGATGCATGGTCATTACGGGGTTGATACAGTAACTCTCCGAGACGTGAAACTAGAAATTATTAATAAACAAGCTGGAATCATCGCAGTTCGAGGACCAGTTCCAGGTGCAAGAAATTCACTTGTAAATATCTATCTTTAATACTAAGCAGATCAAGAAAACATGGAAACAAAAGTATACGATCAAACATGAAAAGAATCTGGATCAGTGAAACTTAATGAAAAAGTTTTTGGTTTAGAGTTAAACGAAGGCTTAGTACATAGAGCTTTGGTTTTACAATTAGCAAATGCACGAGTTGCGATTGCTCATACTAAGACTCGATGAGAACGAAGAGGTTCTACTCGAAAAATATTCAGACAAAAAGGTACAGGTAACGCTCGAGCTGGTGCAAACCGATCTCCTATAAGAAAAGGTGGTTGAATCGTATTTGGTCCAAGAAACAACCGAAACTTTACACTTGGTATGAATAAAAAAGAAAGACAAAGAGCTCTCTTCTGTCTCCTTTCTGCAAAAGTGCAAAACAATGCTCTCATAGTCGTGAAGACTCTTGATATGAAAGAAGTGAAGACTCAAGCAATGGATGCTGTTATGAAATCTCTTCCACTTGGAAAGACTGCTCTTATAGCTCTTGCTTCTAGAAATGTTAATGTTGAAAAATCATCAGCTAATCTGAAGACAATCAAAACTATACATGCTTCATACTTAAATATAGCAGATCTTCTCAAATATGAGACACTTATTCTTCCTGAAGACGCAGTGAAACAATTAAACGAACTTGCTGCATAATTTACTACTCTATTAATTTACTCCTCTATTATGAGACTGTATACCATATTACAAAAACCAATCGTTACAGAAAAGACTTCAAACCAAAATCTTGGAGGTCAATCAAGATACGCATTTGAAATTGCTCCTTCTGCTACAAAGATTGATGTAAAGAAAGCAATTAAAGAACTCTATGGAGTAGATGTTGCAAGCGTAAATATTCTAAACACGAGAGAAAAATTCAAGTTTGGAAAAAAACGAACAATGCAATTACGAAAAAGAAGTGCTAAAAAAGCATACGTTACTTTGAAAAATGCAAAAGATGTTATTGATGTAACTATACTCAAGTAATTTTATTTGAGAGAACAACTTATATTTAAACTTTATACCAATGGGACTTAAGAAATTCAAACCAACTACTCCGGGTCGAAGATGAATGACGGGAATCGACTATTCAGACCTTACGGTAAGTACTCCAAATAAAGCTCTTACGACTTCACTCAAGAGAAGTGCCGGGAGAAATAATACTTGACGAATCACTATTAGACATAAAGGGAGTGGACATGCTAAGAAATATAGACTTGTAGACTTCTTTATGACAGATAAGAAAACTATTCCTGCGAAAGTAGAAACGGTTGAATATGATCCATATAGATCTGGATTTATTGCTCTTATTTGTTATGCTGATGGTGAAAGAAGATATATCCTTGCTCATAATACTATTAAAGTAGGTGATTCAATCATTACTAATGATTCAGCTCAACTTACTGATGGAAATAGAATGGAAATCTGAAATATCCCAGTTGGTATCAAGGTATTCAATCTTGAGCTCATTGTAGGTCAAGGTGCATCATCCATTAGATCAGCAGGTACCTATGGTACTATCAATTCACAAGAAGGGGAATACACTCAAGTTAAAATGCCTTCAGGAGAAATTAGACTCGTACATAAAAAATGTTTTGCTACTGTTGGACAAGTTTCTAACCCTGATCATAATCAAGTGGTTATTGGTAAAGCTGGACGAAGTAGATGGATGTGAAAGAGACCTACTGTTCGAGGTAAGGCTATGAATCCAGTTGATCATCCACATGGTGGTTGAGAAGGTCGATCTCCTATCGGTATGAAGGCTCCTAAAACTCCTTGGGGTATGGTGGCTCTTGGGAAGAAAACTCGAAGTCGAAAGAAAACAACTGGTCGTTGGATTCTAAAAACTCGAAAAGGAAAACTAATGATGTAATTACTTTTAATTTAATAGATATCACTTTATGACAAGAAGTCTAAAAAAATGACCTTATATATACGATAGACTCGTACAAAAGGTTGAAAAATTGAACGAATCAGGAAAAAAGACCGTGATTAAAACATGGGCTCGTAACTGTACAGTAATTCCAGAATTTGTGGGTCACACTTTTGGGGTTCATAATGGTAGAGCACATACTCCAGTTTTCGTAACTGAAGATATGGTTGGTCATAAACTTGGTGAATTCTCTCACACAAGAACATTCAGAGGACACGCTGGAAACAGAAAATAATTTTTACTTACCGATACAATTTCATCATGAAAGCACTTGCACAAAATATTCGTATTTCTCCTAAGAAACTTGCTGTAGTAGCAGAGATTATCAGAGGAATGAATGCAGAAGAAGCACTAAAATTCTTGAAATTTGCCCCTAAAAAAGGAGCTGATATCCTCTATAAAGTTGTTCATTCTGCTGTACATAATGCACAACATAATGATAATCAAAATAGTGCTGATCTTTACCTCAATACTCTTGTTATTACAAAAGGTATTGTATATAAGAGAGGAAGACCAGTTTCTAGAGGAAGAATGCATCCAATTTTGAAAAGAACTTCAAATATTAGATTAGAACTTCAAGTTAAGTAGTTACTAGAAATAATAGCAGAGAGTTACCCGGGAATTACTCCTAGACCTCTATAAAGATTTATAAACTATAATTTATACACTATGTGACATAAAGTCAGCCCAATAGCATTTAGACTCCCATATATCGTTAACTGGAAATCATCATGGTATGGTGATACTAAAAACTATAAAGAGTCACTTGGACAAGATATCAAAACAAGAGAACTTCTTGCAAGAGAACTTACATGAATTCCAATAGGTGATATTCTTATATCAAGAGATCAAGAAAATGTTATCGTTGATATATTTACAGCAAAAGCTTCACTTATTCTTTGAAAAACTGGAGAAAACGTTGAAAACATAAAAACAAAACTTCAAAATAAAATTGGTGGAAAATTTATCATCAATGTAAAAGAAATTAAGCAGCCTGATGTAAATGCAAAAATAGTAGCATTTTCTATCGCAAATCAAGTTGAAAAAAGAATGCCATATAAAAGAGCTATCAAACAAGCTATTCAAAAAGCTATGGAAAAAGGAGCTCAAGGTATCAAGGTTAAAGTAGGTTGAAGATTGAACGGTGCTGAAATTGCTCGTAAAGAAACCTTTAAAGAATGAAATATACCAACTCAAACTATCAGATCAAATATTGATTATTCAACAATGCGAGCTGAGACAGTATATGGAACCATTGGTCTCAAGGTTTGGATATATAAGGGAGACATTTACAAAAAGTCAAAAAAACTTGACTCATAAAAAATATTTATATACTAACTCAAGCTTACAATGTTGCAGCCAAGAAAAACTAAATATAGAAAACCTCACCGAGGGAGACTAAAAGGGTCAGCAAGTCGAGGTGCTGAAATTGCTTTCGGAGAATTTGCTATGAAGGCAACGACTCGAGGGTACATCACTTCAAGACAAATAGAATCTGCTCGTAGAGCTATGGTTCGATATGTAAAAAGAGGTGGAAAGATTTGGATCAGAATCTTCCCTGATAAAGCATATACAGCTAAACCACTTGAAGTTCCGATGGGATGAGGGAAATGATCTGTAGAAATGTATAGAGCTCCTGTAAAACCTGGTAGAATCTTGTTTGAAATGACAGGTGTTACTCCAGAAATTGCACGAGAAGCTTTTACGCTGGCTTCATATAAACTGCCAGTCAAGACTAAAATTATACTAGATTAATACTCAACTTCAAAAAATGAAAGAATTAAAAGATTTGAATTTAAAATCAAAAGATGCTCTGAATAAACTCTCAGCTGATAAACTGAAAGAGGAACTCCATACTGCTCAAAAAAACCTTTATGTAATGAAGATGAAAAATGTTGTAGGAGAACAAAAACAAACTCATCTTATTAAACCTCTAAGAAGATATGTAGCAAGTGTCATGACACTTCAAGGAAAAGTATAGTGAGTATTTTATAGATAAAATTGGTAATACCTATGAGAACGATAACAGGAACTGTGGTTAGTAATAAAATGGATAAGACAATAGTTGTGTCAGTTGATACTTTTAAAACTCATCCTAAGTACCACAAAAAATACAAAGTTACAAAAAGATTCTACGCACACGACGAAGCAAACGCAAGTCAAGTAGGTGATACTGTAACTATTCAAGAGTCACGACCACTATCTCGACTAAAGAGATGGACGGTAGCAACAAGTGTATAAATATTTTCAAAAATTAAAGTTAAATTATTATGATACAAACAGAATCAAGACTCGTTGTAACAGATAACTCTGGAGCAAAAGAAGTTCTTTGTATAAAAGTACTCTGAGGATCTCATAGAAGATATGCTTCTATCGGTGATATCATTGTATGTTCAGTAAAAAAAGCTGCACCAGACGGTACAATCAAAAAGAAAAAAGTTGTTAAAGCAGTAGTTGTAAGAACAGCAAAAGAAATTAAAAGACCAGATGGAAGTTATGTTCGATTTGATGATAACGCTTGTGTTATTATTTGAGATGATGGAAATCCAAGAGCAACTCGTATATTCGGTCCAGTTGCACGTGAATTAAAAGCGAAAGGATACAATAAAATAGTATCTCTTGCACCAGAAGTATTATAATTATTTTTATTTAATTGGGATAGTATGAAAATTCGATCATGAGACAACGTTGTTGTTATATCAGGAACACGAAAAAATAAAGGAAAAACAGGAAAAGTATTAAAAGTTTTCCCAGTTACTGGAAAGGTAATCGTAGAATGAGTGAATATTGCAACAAAACATATAAAAAAACAAGGAACTACAGCTGGGCAAATAATGAAAATGGAAAAAGCAATCGATGCTTCTAACGTTATGCTAGAATGTCCAATTACAAAAAAACCTACAAGAGTAGGATACGTAATGATAGAAGAAAAAGGAGTTCAAAAAAAATTCAGATTTTCTAAAATAGCAGCAAAAACAAACAACAAAGATCCAAAAGATTGTATTATTAAATAATAACTTCCTGTCAGATGACTTTAAAAGAAACAT
This region includes:
- the rpsC gene encoding 30S ribosomal protein S3 — encoded protein: MGHKVSPIAFRLPYIVNWKSSWYGDTKNYKESLGQDIKTRELLARELTGIPIGDILISRDQENVIVDIFTAKASLILGKTGENVENIKTKLQNKIGGKFIINVKEIKQPDVNAKIVAFSIANQVEKRMPYKRAIKQAIQKAMEKGAQGIKVKVGGRLNGAEIARKETFKEGNIPTQTIRSNIDYSTMRAETVYGTIGLKVWIYKGDIYKKSKKLDS
- the rplV gene encoding 50S ribosomal protein L22, whose translation is MKALAQNIRISPKKLAVVAEIIRGMNAEEALKFLKFAPKKGADILYKVVHSAVHNAQHNDNQNSADLYLNTLVITKGIVYKRGRPVSRGRMHPILKRTSNIRLELQVK
- the rplD gene encoding 50S ribosomal protein L4, with protein sequence METKVYDQTGKESGSVKLNEKVFGLELNEGLVHRALVLQLANARVAIAHTKTRGERRGSTRKIFRQKGTGNARAGANRSPIRKGGGIVFGPRNNRNFTLGMNKKERQRALFCLLSAKVQNNALIVVKTLDMKEVKTQAMDAVMKSLPLGKTALIALASRNVNVEKSSANLKTIKTIHASYLNIADLLKYETLILPEDAVKQLNELAA
- the rpsS gene encoding 30S ribosomal protein S19 — its product is MTRSLKKGPYIYDRLVQKVEKLNESGKKTVIKTWARNCTVIPEFVGHTFGVHNGRAHTPVFVTEDMVGHKLGEFSHTRTFRGHAGNRK
- the rplC gene encoding 50S ribosomal protein L3, with the protein product MAGLLARKIEMTRVIKDDRFIPVTLLEVPQMQVVGYKTAEKDGYSAVIVGIVKKEKAELASDKKGLNAKSFSIIKEFPIEQSNEGVKEIGSEVGFDDLDGVEVVTITSISKGHGFSGAMKRHNFSGGPGSHGSKFHRALGSIGNRKPVRTHKGKKMHGHYGVDTVTLRDVKLEIINKQAGIIAVRGPVPGARNSLVNIYL
- the rpsQ gene encoding 30S ribosomal protein S17, with translation MRTITGTVVSNKMDKTIVVSVDTFKTHPKYHKKYKVTKRFYAHDEANASQVGDTVTIQESRPLSRLKRWTVATSV
- the rplB gene encoding 50S ribosomal protein L2 — encoded protein: MGLKKFKPTTPGRRGMTGIDYSDLTVSTPNKALTTSLKRSAGRNNTGRITIRHKGSGHAKKYRLVDFFMTDKKTIPAKVETVEYDPYRSGFIALICYADGERRYILAHNTIKVGDSIITNDSAQLTDGNRMEIGNIPVGIKVFNLELIVGQGASSIRSAGTYGTINSQEGEYTQVKMPSGEIRLVHKKCFATVGQVSNPDHNQVVIGKAGRSRWMGKRPTVRGKAMNPVDHPHGGGEGRSPIGMKAPKTPWGMVALGKKTRSRKKTTGRWILKTRKGKLMM
- the rplW gene encoding 50S ribosomal protein L23, producing MRLYTILQKPIVTEKTSNQNLGGQSRYAFEIAPSATKIDVKKAIKELYGVDVASVNILNTREKFKFGKKRTMQLRKRSAKKAYVTLKNAKDVIDVTILK
- the rplN gene encoding 50S ribosomal protein L14, which produces MIQTESRLVVTDNSGAKEVLCIKVLGGSHRRYASIGDIIVCSVKKAAPDGTIKKKKVVKAVVVRTAKEIKRPDGSYVRFDDNACVIIGDDGNPRATRIFGPVARELKAKGYNKIVSLAPEVL
- the rplP gene encoding 50S ribosomal protein L16 encodes the protein MLQPRKTKYRKPHRGRLKGSASRGAEIAFGEFAMKATTRGYITSRQIESARRAMVRYVKRGGKIWIRIFPDKAYTAKPLEVPMGGGKGSVEMYRAPVKPGRILFEMTGVTPEIAREAFTLASYKLPVKTKIILD
- the rpmC gene encoding 50S ribosomal protein L29, which produces MKELKDLNLKSKDALNKLSADKLKEELHTAQKNLYVMKMKNVVGEQKQTHLIKPLRRYVASVMTLQGKV
- the rplX gene encoding 50S ribosomal protein L24: MKIRSGDNVVVISGTRKNKGKTGKVLKVFPVTGKVIVEGVNIATKHIKKQGTTAGQIMKMEKAIDASNVMLECPITKKPTRVGYVMIEEKGVQKKFRFSKIAAKTNNKDPKDCIIK